From a region of the Streptacidiphilus albus JL83 genome:
- a CDS encoding LacI family DNA-binding transcriptional regulator, with amino-acid sequence MTPETGPQPGEDVGARPKRATIEDVARLAGVSRQTVSRAVNDKPEIDSETKRRVLAAAQTLNYRPSRFARGLIRQDTITLGLVISDIGNPFFPELASGVLRAAQARDWQVVLYDTGDDSERELRTLTSLADQADVGAGFLRSAAGLTHAQRLGVPFAVLDAGWGNGRSPGVAIDFAAGVRQAVEHLAARGHRRIGMLDGASNPLDARRVSFLTAARESGLDADESRIENAACSMEGGTAALHRLLDRRPDTTAVFAYNDIMAVGALRALRARGARVPEDCAVVGFDGVPLGELVEPPITSVYVDIQRMGELAVDAAAALLAGRAPKPVVLEPVLRVRSSS; translated from the coding sequence ATGACGCCCGAGACGGGCCCCCAGCCGGGAGAAGACGTGGGTGCGCGCCCGAAGCGCGCGACCATCGAGGACGTGGCGCGCCTGGCGGGTGTCTCGCGGCAGACCGTGTCCCGGGCCGTCAACGACAAGCCGGAGATCGACTCCGAGACCAAGCGGCGGGTGCTGGCGGCCGCGCAGACGTTGAACTACCGGCCGAGCCGGTTCGCGCGCGGACTGATCCGCCAGGACACGATCACCCTCGGGCTGGTCATCTCCGACATCGGCAACCCCTTCTTCCCGGAGCTCGCCTCCGGTGTGCTGCGCGCCGCCCAGGCCCGCGACTGGCAGGTCGTGCTGTACGACACCGGCGACGACTCCGAACGGGAGCTGCGCACCCTGACCTCGCTCGCCGACCAGGCGGACGTCGGGGCCGGGTTCCTGAGGTCGGCCGCCGGGCTGACGCACGCCCAGCGACTGGGCGTGCCGTTCGCGGTACTGGACGCCGGCTGGGGCAACGGACGGTCGCCGGGCGTCGCCATCGACTTCGCCGCCGGGGTGCGCCAGGCCGTGGAGCACCTGGCCGCCCGGGGCCACCGCCGGATCGGGATGCTCGACGGGGCGTCCAATCCGCTGGACGCCCGGCGCGTCAGCTTCCTGACCGCCGCGCGCGAGTCGGGCCTGGACGCCGACGAGTCCCGGATCGAGAACGCGGCCTGCTCCATGGAGGGCGGCACGGCCGCCCTCCACCGGCTGCTCGACCGGCGTCCGGACACCACGGCGGTGTTCGCCTACAACGACATCATGGCGGTCGGGGCGCTGCGGGCGCTGCGCGCCCGGGGGGCGCGGGTGCCGGAGGACTGCGCGGTGGTGGGCTTCGACGGGGTGCCGCTGGGCGAGCTGGTGGAGCCGCCGATCACCTCGGTGTACGTGGACATCCAGCGCATGGGCGAGCTCGCGGTGGACGCGGCGGCGGCGCTGCTGGCCGGCCGGGCGCCGAAGCCGGTGGTCCTGGAACCGGTTCTCCGGGTCCGCTCCTCCTCCTGA
- a CDS encoding carbohydrate ABC transporter permease — MTVTDSAARRPEEAARGPRPVRTSRSGRSGRSRLRSRAGYFLGFGAPGLLFYTCFVLAPLLLSLGYSLTNANAFQSQTRFVGLRNFYRLFQDPDFLMELRVTTILTLIIVIVPNLGGLGVAVLLNRSGRLYRILRSVFFVPVVLSSVVVSVVWQAMLTDGGLLDTALRSLGVHHPPGWLSDPGIALYSVAGIASWQLLGFCSVVYLAGLQGVPDELIEAAGLDGAGPWARFRHVTWPMLAPALTINTVMLLITGFKTYDFVQVITAGGPGTGTTATVAFGIIQTGFTDNDTGMASTMAVVMLVIVAVVSSVVLRLLHRREVEL, encoded by the coding sequence GTGACCGTGACCGACAGCGCCGCGCGCCGCCCGGAGGAGGCGGCGCGCGGCCCGCGCCCGGTGCGGACCTCACGGTCCGGTCGGTCCGGGCGGTCCCGACTCCGCTCCAGGGCCGGGTACTTCCTCGGCTTCGGGGCCCCGGGGCTGCTGTTCTACACCTGCTTCGTGCTCGCGCCGCTGCTGCTCAGCCTCGGCTACAGCCTGACCAACGCGAACGCCTTCCAGTCGCAGACCCGCTTCGTCGGCCTGCGGAACTTCTACCGGCTGTTCCAGGACCCCGACTTCCTGATGGAACTGCGGGTGACCACGATCCTGACGCTGATCATCGTGATCGTGCCCAATCTGGGCGGGCTCGGCGTGGCGGTGCTGCTGAACCGCTCCGGTCGGCTCTACCGGATCCTGCGCAGCGTCTTCTTCGTCCCGGTCGTGCTGAGCTCGGTGGTCGTCTCCGTGGTCTGGCAGGCGATGCTGACCGACGGCGGCCTGCTGGACACCGCCCTCCGGTCCCTGGGCGTGCACCACCCGCCGGGCTGGCTGTCCGATCCGGGCATCGCGCTCTACTCGGTGGCCGGGATCGCCAGTTGGCAGCTGCTCGGCTTCTGCTCGGTGGTCTACCTGGCCGGGCTGCAGGGCGTGCCGGACGAGCTGATCGAGGCCGCCGGCCTGGACGGGGCCGGCCCCTGGGCCCGGTTCCGGCACGTCACCTGGCCGATGCTGGCCCCCGCGCTGACCATCAACACGGTGATGCTGCTGATCACCGGCTTCAAGACCTACGACTTCGTGCAGGTGATCACCGCGGGCGGCCCCGGGACCGGGACCACCGCGACCGTGGCCTTCGGCATCATCCAGACCGGCTTCACCGACAACGACACCGGGATGGCCTCGACCATGGCGGTGGTGATGCTGGTGATCGTGGCCGTGGTGTCCAGCGTCGTGCTGCGGCTGCTGCACCGCCGGGAGGTGGAACTGTGA
- a CDS encoding ThuA domain-containing protein has translation MRILVFNENHHELTRPGIAARFPLGIHGTLAAALRERFGADAEITTATQDQPGYGLGPEELDRTDVLVWWSHLLHAEMDDGTVARLRSRVLAGMGLVVLHSGAGSKLFTALMGTSCDRRWRHGEDRQLVWTVKPGHPIAAGVPNPLVIPHDEMYGEPFDLPDPDELVFISWFSGGEVLRSGACYHRGAGKIFYFSPGDQECPVYHQPEVQHVIANAVRWAAPSAPVASPYVDAQSPEGWWAR, from the coding sequence TTGCGCATACTCGTGTTCAACGAGAACCACCACGAACTGACCCGGCCCGGGATCGCCGCGCGCTTCCCGCTGGGCATCCACGGCACGCTGGCCGCCGCCCTGCGCGAGCGGTTCGGCGCGGACGCCGAGATCACCACCGCCACCCAGGACCAGCCCGGATACGGCCTGGGCCCCGAGGAGTTGGACCGCACCGACGTGCTGGTCTGGTGGAGCCACCTGCTCCACGCGGAGATGGACGACGGGACGGTGGCCCGGCTGCGGTCCCGGGTGCTGGCCGGCATGGGACTGGTGGTGCTGCACTCCGGCGCCGGATCCAAGCTGTTCACCGCGCTGATGGGCACCAGCTGCGACCGGCGTTGGCGGCACGGCGAGGACCGGCAGTTGGTCTGGACGGTCAAGCCCGGCCACCCGATCGCCGCCGGCGTGCCGAACCCCCTGGTCATCCCGCACGACGAGATGTACGGCGAGCCCTTCGACCTGCCCGATCCGGACGAACTGGTGTTCATCAGCTGGTTCAGCGGCGGCGAGGTGCTGCGCAGCGGGGCGTGCTACCACCGCGGCGCCGGAAAGATCTTCTACTTCAGTCCCGGGGACCAGGAGTGCCCCGTCTACCACCAGCCCGAGGTGCAGCACGTGATAGCCAACGCCGTGCGCTGGGCCGCGCCCTCCGCTCCGGTGGCCAGCCCCTACGTCGACGCCCAGTCCCCCGAGGGCTGGTGGGCGCGATGA
- a CDS encoding IS630 family transposase, which yields MAHPDVACGVPSGEAIDQHRWIVFQDESGTALTSVVGRTWGKRGQTPVIQLNGSRRGRDNMTAFLAYRAGEPPRLYAWAKTGDGYTKDDFPLLLTMLHARLDGPVTLIWDNYSSHTSHLVRDWTRQQPWLKVVPLPPYAPELNPVELLWKIVKDRIANRAFRSIQELADADDAALSTIKKNATLLIGFLAGTRLPLPEVLSSA from the coding sequence ATGGCGCACCCAGACGTGGCCTGCGGTGTCCCATCCGGCGAAGCGATAGATCAACACCGGTGGATCGTCTTCCAGGACGAGTCCGGCACCGCGCTGACCAGCGTCGTCGGCCGCACCTGGGGCAAGCGGGGCCAGACCCCGGTGATCCAGCTCAACGGATCGCGTCGTGGCCGTGACAACATGACGGCGTTCCTGGCCTACCGCGCCGGCGAACCACCGCGGCTGTACGCCTGGGCGAAGACAGGCGACGGCTACACCAAGGACGACTTCCCGCTCCTGCTCACCATGCTCCACGCCCGCCTCGACGGCCCCGTCACACTGATCTGGGACAACTACTCCAGCCACACCAGCCACCTGGTCCGCGACTGGACCCGCCAGCAGCCCTGGCTCAAGGTCGTCCCGCTGCCCCCGTACGCACCAGAGCTGAACCCGGTCGAGCTCCTCTGGAAGATCGTCAAGGACAGGATCGCCAACCGGGCCTTCCGTTCGATTCAGGAACTCGCCGACGCCGACGATGCCGCCCTGTCCACGATCAAGAAGAACGCCACCCTCCTCATCGGATTCCTCGCCGGAACGCGACTCCCATTGCCCGAAGTACTGTCAAGCGCCTAG
- a CDS encoding G1 family glutamic endopeptidase produces MSPRRSIVLAALTALATTAPMAVVATAAAPIAAPMIQAPMHAVGGSGSSVPFFISHGGGVRHANATSTNWAGYAATGSTYTSVSTTFTQPKVTCTSGDQYSAFWVGLDGYSSDSVEQTGTEADCAGRTAEYSAWIEMYPADPVTYSNTVKAGDVITETVTEASNKYTLTLVDSTEGWTKTTTKTESGLARSSAEVIAEAPYSNEVLPLANFGKVTFNNNTVDGSSLSSLSPAGINMATSSGTLEATTSAFSGNSFSITWNSK; encoded by the coding sequence ATGTCCCCCCGTCGTTCCATAGTCCTCGCCGCTCTCACCGCGCTGGCGACCACCGCCCCGATGGCCGTCGTCGCCACGGCCGCCGCCCCCATTGCCGCGCCGATGATCCAGGCCCCCATGCACGCGGTCGGGGGCAGCGGCAGCTCGGTCCCGTTCTTCATCTCGCACGGCGGCGGTGTCCGCCACGCCAACGCCACCAGCACCAACTGGGCCGGCTACGCGGCGACCGGATCGACCTACACGAGCGTGAGCACCACCTTCACCCAGCCCAAGGTCACCTGTACCTCGGGCGACCAGTACTCGGCCTTCTGGGTCGGACTCGACGGCTACAGCTCCGACTCCGTCGAGCAGACCGGCACCGAGGCCGACTGTGCCGGCCGGACCGCGGAGTACTCGGCCTGGATCGAGATGTACCCGGCCGACCCGGTCACCTACTCCAACACCGTCAAGGCCGGTGACGTGATCACCGAGACGGTCACCGAGGCGTCCAACAAGTACACCCTCACCCTGGTGGACTCCACCGAGGGCTGGACCAAGACGACCACCAAGACCGAGAGCGGCCTCGCCCGCTCCTCCGCCGAGGTCATCGCCGAGGCCCCGTACTCCAACGAGGTGCTCCCGCTGGCCAACTTCGGCAAGGTCACCTTCAACAACAACACGGTGGACGGCTCCTCGCTGAGCTCCCTCAGCCCGGCCGGGATCAACATGGCCACGTCCTCGGGCACCCTTGAGGCCACGACCTCCGCGTTCTCCGGCAACTCGTTCTCCATCACCTGGAACAGCAAGTAG
- a CDS encoding ABC transporter substrate-binding protein translates to MTSRRHPALARPSTILAASVAAALLLSACSVAGGSGTQTSSGGDSGTITFLTFETPNLTPAYWNAAIERITDQYPGMKVKRLVSPTTDRTSYAKQLLASGQFPDVMIAVTPAGFAQAGDLYAWQPQELTQFEVPDGGAIGGKVYQLPANTQTIPMVYYRKSMFAKVGIAAPPTTYSQLLADSAKLKAAGITPFQVGGGSDPFAAVLPLSATVATQVYRNDPNWMVDRHAGKVKFSDPDFVDALNRVGTLAADGYIDRAGLSRNYADSQKAFLDGDGAMYPMGIWFASAADASPIKSDIGVFAWPTDDGKLVMPAYTGGGLEVNAHSKNLDMAKKFALAFQLDRTNLDANVMDDALFPAIKGYTPPSTTGPVFDESYALYQKALTQGQVVKAFSWESGDDALLPGMVNVVYGTVEDVMLGRKTAKAAAAYLDSEWTEQSNN, encoded by the coding sequence ATGACATCGCGTCGGCACCCAGCTCTGGCAAGACCCAGCACGATCCTCGCGGCCTCCGTCGCCGCCGCGCTGCTGCTCAGCGCCTGTTCCGTCGCCGGTGGCTCGGGGACCCAGACGTCCTCCGGCGGCGACAGCGGGACCATCACCTTCCTGACCTTCGAGACGCCGAACCTCACCCCGGCCTACTGGAACGCGGCCATCGAGCGGATCACCGACCAGTACCCGGGGATGAAGGTCAAGCGGCTGGTCTCACCGACCACCGACCGCACCAGCTACGCCAAGCAGCTGCTGGCCTCCGGACAGTTCCCCGACGTGATGATCGCGGTGACGCCGGCCGGCTTCGCCCAGGCCGGCGACCTCTATGCCTGGCAGCCACAGGAGTTGACGCAGTTCGAGGTGCCCGACGGCGGCGCCATCGGCGGCAAGGTCTACCAACTCCCGGCCAACACCCAGACCATCCCGATGGTCTACTACCGCAAGTCGATGTTCGCGAAGGTCGGCATCGCCGCCCCGCCGACCACCTACAGCCAACTGCTCGCCGACAGCGCCAAGCTCAAGGCCGCCGGGATCACCCCGTTCCAGGTCGGCGGCGGCAGCGACCCCTTCGCCGCGGTGCTGCCGCTCTCGGCGACGGTGGCCACCCAGGTCTACCGGAACGACCCGAACTGGATGGTCGACCGGCACGCCGGCAAGGTGAAGTTCTCCGACCCCGACTTCGTCGACGCGCTGAACCGGGTCGGCACGCTGGCCGCCGACGGCTACATCGACCGGGCCGGCCTCTCGCGGAACTACGCCGACAGCCAGAAGGCGTTCCTGGACGGCGACGGCGCGATGTACCCGATGGGCATCTGGTTCGCCTCGGCCGCCGACGCCAGCCCGATCAAGAGCGACATCGGCGTCTTCGCCTGGCCCACCGACGACGGAAAGCTGGTCATGCCCGCCTACACCGGCGGCGGCCTGGAGGTGAACGCGCACTCCAAGAACCTCGACATGGCCAAGAAGTTCGCCCTCGCCTTCCAGCTCGACAGGACCAACCTGGACGCCAACGTCATGGACGACGCGCTCTTCCCGGCGATCAAGGGCTACACGCCGCCGTCGACCACCGGTCCGGTCTTCGACGAGAGCTACGCGCTCTACCAGAAGGCGCTCACCCAGGGCCAGGTCGTGAAGGCGTTCAGCTGGGAGTCCGGCGACGACGCACTGCTGCCCGGCATGGTCAACGTCGTCTACGGCACGGTCGAGGACGTGATGCTCGGCCGCAAGACGGCCAAGGCCGCCGCTGCCTACCTCGACTCCGAGTGGACCGAGCAGAGCAACAACTGA
- a CDS encoding carbohydrate ABC transporter permease produces the protein MLALAVTTVFALPLYLVLVNVFKPGNSISGSPAALPLPPTLANLQAALDRPDHLYWDGLINSVMITGLSIVVLAVVSAMLGHYLCRTRSRFARVAMLVLLTGLMVPPQVILVPVTKILQLAHLMSTLSGMVAFNVGYYVPFGVFVFAGFIRSIPIELEEASWLDGAGRWRTFWTVVFPLLRPATASVLIFLGVWIWNDFLDPLIILGPVGGTTVTVGVYRALGEHQSNYGQLFGLMFLAALPVVVFYLALQRHFVKGLTGGAVKG, from the coding sequence GTGCTGGCGCTGGCCGTGACCACGGTCTTCGCGCTGCCGCTCTACCTGGTGCTGGTCAATGTCTTCAAGCCCGGGAACAGCATCTCCGGCTCCCCCGCCGCGCTGCCGCTGCCGCCGACCCTCGCCAACCTGCAGGCCGCGCTGGACCGGCCGGACCACCTCTACTGGGACGGTCTGATCAACAGCGTCATGATCACCGGACTGTCGATCGTCGTCCTCGCCGTGGTGTCCGCGATGCTCGGGCACTACCTGTGCCGGACCCGGAGCCGGTTCGCCCGGGTCGCGATGCTGGTGCTGCTGACCGGGCTGATGGTCCCGCCCCAGGTGATCCTGGTCCCGGTCACCAAGATCCTGCAGCTGGCGCACCTGATGTCGACGCTGTCCGGCATGGTCGCCTTCAATGTCGGCTACTACGTGCCGTTCGGCGTGTTCGTCTTCGCCGGGTTCATCCGCTCGATCCCGATCGAGCTGGAGGAGGCCTCCTGGCTGGACGGCGCGGGACGGTGGCGGACGTTCTGGACCGTCGTCTTCCCGCTGCTGCGGCCGGCCACCGCCAGCGTCCTGATCTTCCTGGGCGTGTGGATCTGGAACGACTTCCTGGATCCGCTGATCATCCTCGGGCCGGTCGGCGGCACCACCGTCACCGTCGGCGTCTACCGCGCGCTCGGCGAGCACCAGTCGAACTACGGCCAGCTGTTCGGGTTGATGTTCCTGGCCGCGCTGCCGGTCGTGGTGTTCTACCTGGCGCTCCAGCGGCACTTCGTGAAGGGCCTGACCGGGGGCGCGGTCAAGGGCTGA
- a CDS encoding glycosyl hydrolase family 95 catalytic domain-containing protein — MSSTENTGTPASGSGVSRRALLTAAIGGAGAVALVGTTAGSAVAAGRGGRPAAGSTGPGAGVGAHRPGRLRFGRENAVDWAGVQQQLAAVGPSVTAPISGVVTNKYTPGMLLGNGYFGATVGDSSAAQQTFHFGVHNFWGNATYTATTWQGSVLGAGSLTVSAPGAKTAAGYAMTTDLAGAAVTTVLAFSGVKVTLRSWTADNDSVLVTEISSPAGSASVKLSALQSVPVDATYPSGAGVRSGALWTTRQNQSPTFTATGYTPPSLRATIASATRLVGANFASTSSTANTATGTFTLPGGGSATLVTVYRSHAQDVSDTTTAPTPSQLASTAATAAAAIDASWLTSAAAGHTAFWQDFWTRSNIAVGDQQLEAFYFNAQYVLGSATRSGADAPSLWGQWPTNDTPEWGGRYFLNYNEEALYYGAFSSNHADLSEPYRQVILNEVAWQRNITHAAGYQGTAYQRTLTPFHLYESQPATVAVAATKDWTKLPADQKSNGSFAALPLIWHWEYTRDQNYLKTQLYPLLKELDAFWRDFAVWDGTRWVYQHSSAHEGGNDTNPNLDLGFTRKVINTLLTTSAILGVDADLVPVWQSYLDKLSAYPTGTYNGETVFYTAEIVDNPSNPVYALFEPGNQPINMEGGIFPGEQLSIGGDPALLKIAINTIDQMGSWGDAKNPSANNGFPKEFTIAARSGWPAEDLVEKFKASIAYLWRSSNNTVFQGGGGIETTGATETLNSMLMQSEAGVIRVFPCWPSSRDASFTLLAKGAFLVSSAIRGGTVDSIALTSQVGGEVTVELPWSGGTATVTDSTGAAVASTVSDNQVSFATRAGAGYEVAP, encoded by the coding sequence GTGTCCAGCACCGAGAACACAGGCACACCGGCGTCCGGATCGGGCGTCAGCCGCCGCGCGCTGCTCACCGCCGCGATCGGCGGGGCCGGCGCGGTGGCGCTGGTCGGCACCACCGCCGGCAGCGCCGTCGCCGCCGGCCGGGGCGGCCGACCGGCGGCCGGGTCGACCGGGCCCGGCGCCGGGGTCGGGGCCCACCGTCCCGGTCGGCTCCGGTTCGGCCGCGAGAACGCCGTGGACTGGGCGGGCGTCCAGCAGCAGCTCGCCGCGGTCGGACCGAGCGTCACCGCGCCGATCAGCGGTGTGGTCACCAACAAGTACACCCCGGGCATGCTGCTGGGGAACGGCTACTTCGGTGCGACCGTCGGTGACTCCTCCGCCGCCCAGCAGACGTTCCACTTCGGCGTCCACAACTTCTGGGGCAACGCGACCTACACCGCGACGACGTGGCAGGGCTCGGTGCTCGGCGCCGGCTCGCTGACCGTCTCCGCCCCCGGCGCGAAGACAGCCGCCGGCTACGCCATGACCACCGATCTGGCCGGGGCGGCGGTGACGACCGTGCTGGCGTTCTCGGGGGTGAAGGTGACGCTGCGGTCCTGGACCGCCGACAACGACAGCGTCCTGGTCACCGAGATCTCCTCCCCGGCCGGGAGCGCCTCGGTCAAGCTCTCCGCCCTGCAGTCCGTGCCGGTCGACGCGACCTACCCGTCCGGGGCCGGGGTGCGGAGCGGCGCGCTCTGGACGACCCGGCAGAACCAGTCCCCCACCTTCACCGCCACCGGCTACACCCCGCCCAGCCTCCGGGCCACCATCGCCTCGGCCACCCGGCTGGTCGGCGCGAACTTCGCCTCCACCAGCTCCACCGCGAACACCGCCACCGGCACCTTCACCCTGCCCGGCGGCGGCTCCGCCACCCTGGTCACGGTCTACCGCTCGCACGCCCAGGACGTCTCGGACACCACGACCGCGCCCACGCCGAGCCAGCTGGCGAGCACTGCCGCCACCGCCGCGGCCGCGATCGACGCCTCCTGGCTGACGAGCGCCGCCGCCGGGCACACCGCCTTCTGGCAGGACTTCTGGACCCGGTCCAACATCGCGGTCGGCGACCAGCAGTTGGAGGCCTTCTACTTCAACGCCCAGTACGTGCTCGGCTCGGCCACCCGGAGCGGGGCCGACGCGCCCTCGCTGTGGGGCCAGTGGCCCACCAACGACACCCCGGAGTGGGGCGGCCGCTACTTCCTCAACTACAACGAGGAGGCGCTCTACTACGGCGCCTTCTCCTCCAACCACGCCGACCTGTCCGAGCCCTACCGCCAGGTCATCCTCAACGAGGTGGCCTGGCAGCGGAACATCACCCACGCGGCCGGGTACCAGGGCACCGCCTACCAGCGCACCCTCACGCCGTTCCACCTGTACGAGAGCCAGCCGGCCACCGTCGCGGTCGCGGCCACCAAGGACTGGACCAAGCTGCCGGCCGACCAGAAGTCCAACGGCAGCTTCGCCGCGCTGCCGCTGATCTGGCACTGGGAGTACACCCGGGACCAGAACTACCTGAAGACCCAGCTCTACCCGCTGCTCAAGGAACTCGACGCCTTCTGGCGCGACTTCGCGGTCTGGGACGGCACCCGCTGGGTCTACCAGCACAGTTCGGCGCACGAGGGCGGCAACGACACCAACCCCAACCTCGACCTCGGGTTCACCCGGAAGGTGATCAACACCCTGCTGACCACCTCCGCGATCCTCGGCGTCGACGCCGACCTGGTCCCGGTCTGGCAGTCCTACCTGGACAAGCTCAGCGCCTACCCGACCGGCACCTACAACGGCGAGACGGTGTTCTACACCGCCGAGATCGTGGACAACCCGAGCAACCCCGTGTACGCCCTGTTCGAGCCCGGCAACCAGCCGATCAACATGGAGGGCGGGATCTTCCCCGGCGAGCAGCTCTCCATCGGCGGGGACCCGGCGCTGCTCAAGATCGCCATCAACACCATCGACCAGATGGGCTCCTGGGGCGACGCCAAGAACCCCAGCGCCAACAACGGGTTCCCCAAGGAGTTCACCATCGCCGCGCGGTCCGGCTGGCCGGCCGAGGACCTGGTCGAGAAGTTCAAGGCGTCGATCGCGTACCTGTGGCGCTCCAGCAACAACACGGTGTTCCAGGGCGGCGGCGGCATCGAGACCACCGGCGCGACCGAGACCCTGAACTCGATGCTGATGCAGAGCGAGGCCGGTGTGATCAGGGTCTTCCCCTGCTGGCCGAGCTCGCGCGACGCCTCCTTCACGCTGCTGGCCAAGGGGGCGTTCCTGGTCTCCTCGGCGATCCGGGGCGGCACGGTCGACTCGATCGCCCTGACCAGCCAGGTCGGTGGGGAGGTCACCGTCGAACTGCCGTGGAGCGGCGGCACCGCGACCGTCACCGACTCCACCGGCGCAGCGGTCGCCTCGACCGTCAGCGACAACCAGGTCAGCTTCGCCACCCGAGCCGGGGCCGGCTACGAGGTCGCCCCGTGA
- a CDS encoding Gfo/Idh/MocA family protein, translating into MTRDSTATAATTPPFATTATAAPFATVTTPGPLRAVVIGAGFMGRHWARELAAHPDVTQVGWVDQDTDRIAEALREQQGEQQGAVRTGTDLAAVLAAEQPDLVINSTTPAAHLAVTTAALAHGCAVLTEKPMAMNLAEARALVEVAERTGRLLAVNQDRRQLAGVAALREAARRLAPLTRLEIDFRLPHQAGPYVHLWDEPLLREMAIHLFDAARSVTGADAVSAFGRTYRTPWSWYPGNCSADVLFEMEGDLAFAFTGCWTARSAFTSWSGSWYLEGAGGCARWDGVTAPVLTAARGENEPEPPAVPLPVAIQDSPFPGLAEVLAGFVTALRTGAVPAGECHDNLRSLAMVEAAVASARAGRPLPVER; encoded by the coding sequence ATGACCCGGGACTCGACCGCGACGGCCGCGACCACCCCGCCCTTCGCGACCACCGCGACGGCCGCGCCCTTCGCGACCGTCACCACGCCCGGACCACTGCGCGCGGTGGTGATCGGCGCCGGGTTCATGGGCCGGCACTGGGCCCGCGAGCTCGCCGCCCACCCGGACGTCACCCAGGTCGGCTGGGTCGACCAGGACACCGACCGGATCGCCGAGGCGCTGCGCGAGCAGCAGGGCGAGCAGCAGGGCGCCGTCCGGACCGGCACCGACCTCGCCGCGGTGCTGGCGGCCGAACAGCCGGACCTGGTCATCAACTCCACCACGCCCGCCGCCCATCTGGCGGTCACCACGGCAGCCCTGGCACACGGCTGCGCGGTGCTCACCGAGAAGCCGATGGCGATGAACCTGGCCGAGGCCCGCGCCCTGGTGGAGGTCGCCGAGCGGACCGGGCGGCTGCTGGCGGTCAACCAGGACCGGCGCCAGTTGGCGGGAGTGGCCGCGCTGCGCGAGGCCGCCCGGCGCCTGGCCCCGCTGACCCGGTTGGAGATCGACTTCCGGCTGCCGCACCAGGCCGGGCCCTACGTCCACCTGTGGGACGAGCCGCTGCTGCGGGAGATGGCCATCCACCTCTTCGACGCCGCGCGCTCCGTCACCGGCGCCGACGCCGTGTCGGCGTTCGGCCGCACCTACCGCACCCCCTGGTCCTGGTACCCGGGCAACTGCTCGGCGGACGTGCTCTTCGAGATGGAGGGCGACCTCGCCTTCGCCTTCACCGGCTGCTGGACGGCCCGCTCGGCTTTCACCTCCTGGTCCGGCTCCTGGTACCTCGAAGGCGCGGGCGGCTGCGCCCGCTGGGACGGGGTGACCGCACCGGTGCTCACCGCCGCGCGCGGGGAGAACGAGCCCGAACCGCCGGCCGTACCGCTGCCCGTCGCGATCCAGGACTCGCCGTTCCCCGGCCTCGCCGAGGTCCTGGCCGGCTTCGTCACCGCGCTGCGCACCGGCGCGGTTCCGGCCGGTGAGTGCCACGACAACCTGCGCAGCCTCGCCATGGTCGAGGCGGCCGTCGCCTCGGCCCGCGCCGGGCGCCCGCTCCCCGTCGAGCGCTGA